In Panthera tigris isolate Pti1 chromosome C1, P.tigris_Pti1_mat1.1, whole genome shotgun sequence, the following proteins share a genomic window:
- the RNF186 gene encoding E3 ubiquitin-protein ligase RNF186, which produces MACAEPQRVSTGVTATEATGPARAYLGSTEGDLECLVCREPYSCARPPKLLACQHPFCAVCLKLLLCIQNDTWSVTCPLCRQATAVPGGLICSLRDQEAVVGRLVRPEVRLCPQGLADSATSTARHPGRVAEEGQDEASVNRVAARRLAAHLLLLALLVALILPFYPGILRWVLAVIITLALLMPSLFCCHWSSRGSCWPPHGALFCREQKHSEIASIA; this is translated from the coding sequence ATGGCCTGCGCCGAGCCCCAGCGCGTCTCCACAGGAGTCACCGCCACGGAGGCCACAGGCCCTGCTAGGGCTTATCTTGGCTCCACGGAGGGCGACCTCGAGTGTCTGGTGTGCCGGGAGCCCTACAGCTGTGCGCGGCCACCCAAGCTGCTGGCCTGCCAGCACCCCTTCTGTGCTGTCTGCCTGAAGCTCCTGTTGTGTATCCAGAACGACACCTGGTCCGTCACCTGCCCACTGTGCCGCCAGGCCACCGCCGTCCCTGGGGGCCTCATCTGCAGCCTGCGTGACCAGGAGGCCGTGGTGGGGCGGCTGGTCCGGCCGGAGGTGCGGCTCTGTCCTCAGGGACTGGCGGATTCCGCCACCTCGACGGCCAGGCACCCCGGCCGggtggcagaggaagggcaggacGAGGCCAGTGTTAACCGCGTGGCGGCCCGGCGCCTGGCGGCACACCTGCTCCTACTGGCCTTGCTCGTCGCCCTCATCCTGCCCTTCTACCCGGGCATCCTCCGGTGGGTGCTCGCCGTCATTATCACCTTGGCCCTGCTGATGCCCTCCCTCTTCTGCTGTCACTGGAGCAGCCGGGGCAGCTGCTGGCCTCCCCACGGGGCGCTTTTCTGCAGAGAACAGAAACACAGCGAGATCGCTTCCATCGCCTGA